A genomic segment from Limisphaera ngatamarikiensis encodes:
- a CDS encoding RHS repeat-associated core domain-containing protein, translated as MRRVWTNSTKRTEDGTGLVLYEYRAHSPALGRWLSRDPIEEQGRANLFAFCVNQAVGTTDYLGLQFAPPGWPRAGPGSPPFPPPQPPLPQPPQTHDPEEFALWRRVVDGSDKKFLERLCTRVISTCSGFRTHVQHYKSAQEPCPGPPHLWGRRFSGREVTTPEKHCNRLVCGPCNNNGTALKHGSGAGKPGTSASDEEIMDCIQMENLIGGTTFQHTCVVPARGRRCGIVASHVSDVHTSCSLCWVLLSLPW; from the coding sequence GTGCGCCGCGTCTGGACCAACAGCACGAAGCGGACGGAGGACGGCACAGGCCTGGTGCTGTACGAATACCGCGCCCACAGTCCCGCCCTGGGAAGGTGGTTGAGCCGGGATCCGATTGAGGAGCAGGGTAGAGCGAACCTGTTTGCATTCTGCGTGAATCAAGCGGTTGGGACCACCGATTATTTGGGATTGCAGTTTGCGCCGCCAGGTTGGCCCCGGGCTGGTCCCGGATCACCTCCGTTTCCACCACCGCAGCCTCCTTTGCCGCAACCGCCGCAAACTCATGATCCGGAAGAATTCGCCTTGTGGAGGCGGGTCGTCGATGGCAGCGACAAGAAGTTCCTTGAACGGCTCTGTACGCGTGTGATAAGCACGTGTAGTGGTTTCCGAACGCACGTTCAGCATTACAAGTCTGCGCAGGAGCCTTGCCCGGGGCCGCCTCACCTGTGGGGCCGGCGATTCAGTGGGCGCGAAGTCACGACGCCTGAGAAGCATTGCAATCGATTGGTATGTGGTCCCTGCAACAACAATGGTACAGCTCTGAAGCATGGGTCGGGCGCGGGCAAACCAGGCACGAGCGCATCTGATGAAGAGATCATGGACTGCATTCAGATGGAAAACCTGATCGGCGGTACAACGTTCCAACATACGTGTGTAGTACCTGCGCGAGGCAGGCGGTGCGGGATTGTGGCCTCGCATGTCAGTGACGTACATACAAGTTGTAGCCTATGTTGGGTCTTATTGTCCCTACCCTGGTGA
- a CDS encoding riboflavin synthase, producing the protein MFTGIVEEAGEVVEIQPGARAIELTVRARKTGRGLKVGGSLAVNGCCLTAVQVRKRAGSTLVRFDLLRETWERTNFQYLQPGSLVNLERPLRAGGEFGGHFVTGHIDGVGRITRWERAGQDHVLDIAAPPEVMRYIVYKGSVAVDGISLTVAGVNRRGFRIWIIPHTYEVTNLRTRRVGDVVNLEADLLGKYVEKFLRARGTARSTTEARSD; encoded by the coding sequence ATGTTTACGGGCATCGTCGAGGAAGCGGGGGAAGTGGTGGAAATCCAGCCCGGCGCCAGGGCCATCGAACTGACCGTCCGGGCTCGAAAGACCGGCCGGGGGTTGAAAGTGGGGGGCAGCCTGGCCGTGAACGGTTGTTGCCTGACCGCCGTGCAGGTCCGGAAACGTGCCGGGTCCACGCTGGTGCGGTTCGACCTTTTGCGGGAGACGTGGGAACGAACCAACTTCCAGTATCTCCAGCCCGGCAGCCTGGTGAACCTGGAACGGCCGCTGCGTGCCGGGGGCGAGTTCGGGGGACATTTCGTCACCGGCCACATCGACGGCGTGGGCCGGATCACCCGATGGGAACGAGCCGGGCAGGATCATGTGCTGGACATTGCCGCCCCGCCGGAGGTGATGCGGTACATTGTGTACAAGGGGTCCGTCGCCGTGGACGGAATCAGCCTCACGGTCGCGGGGGTGAACCGGCGCGGTTTTCGGATCTGGATCATTCCCCACACCTATGAGGTGACGAACCTGCGCACACGCAGGGTGGGTGATGTGGTGAACCTGGAGGCGGATCTGCTGGGCAAGTACGTGGAGAAATTTCTTCGGGCGCGAGGCACCGCGCGTTCCACCACGGAGGCACGCAGCGATTAA
- the xylB gene encoding xylulokinase, producing the protein MRSLLIGIDSGTQSTKALVVDARSGRVLGAAAQAYDLIPNLPPGAKEQHPHTWRDATIKAVRAALRAAGARPSEVVAIGVSGQQHGFVPLDKNGEVIRPAKLWCDTSTAAECEEIMAALGGFKATLRLQGIAVLPGFTASKILWLKKHEPENYARLATVLLPHDYLNFWLTGERVMEYGDASGTALMDIRKRRWCEATIRAIDPELMDKLPPLIPSDQPAGRLRPEAARQLGLEPGVLVSAGGGDNMMGAIGTGNTRPGIVTASFGTSGTIYACSEKPVVDPAGEIAAFCDSTNRWLPLLCTMNVTVATEMMRQDFGYTHAQFEKKAAQVPPGAHGLLLLPYLEGERTPNVPDGTGVMIGINPRTFSASHYCRAAMEGVTLGMNYGLQRLVRLGVRADQIRATGGGSKSRLWRQIMADVFNAEVVTLKVSEGAAYGAALQALWCWRLQKGEKVAIHEITDAFVKINPAETTRPRPEAVAVYRELQALQDELSRRLRPLFPQHRQFVLRHG; encoded by the coding sequence ATGCGCTCTCTCCTGATCGGCATCGACAGCGGAACCCAGTCCACCAAAGCGTTGGTGGTGGATGCTCGCAGCGGCCGCGTGCTGGGTGCGGCCGCCCAGGCCTACGATCTCATCCCCAACCTCCCGCCCGGAGCCAAGGAACAACATCCGCACACATGGCGGGACGCCACCATCAAGGCGGTGCGCGCCGCCCTGCGGGCCGCCGGGGCGCGACCTTCCGAGGTGGTCGCCATCGGAGTCTCGGGTCAGCAGCACGGGTTTGTGCCCCTGGACAAAAACGGCGAGGTAATCCGCCCGGCCAAGTTGTGGTGTGACACCTCCACCGCGGCCGAGTGCGAGGAAATCATGGCGGCCCTGGGCGGATTCAAAGCCACCCTTCGCTTGCAGGGCATCGCCGTGCTGCCGGGCTTCACCGCGTCCAAGATCCTGTGGCTGAAGAAGCATGAACCGGAAAACTATGCGCGGCTGGCCACGGTGCTGTTGCCCCATGACTACCTCAACTTCTGGCTCACCGGCGAACGGGTGATGGAGTACGGCGACGCCAGCGGCACGGCCTTGATGGACATCCGGAAACGCCGGTGGTGCGAGGCGACCATCCGTGCCATTGATCCGGAGTTGATGGACAAGCTGCCGCCCTTGATCCCCAGCGACCAGCCGGCCGGCCGATTGCGGCCGGAGGCCGCGCGGCAGTTGGGGCTGGAGCCGGGTGTCCTCGTGAGCGCCGGCGGGGGCGACAACATGATGGGCGCCATCGGCACCGGAAACACCCGTCCGGGCATCGTCACCGCCAGCTTCGGCACCAGTGGCACCATTTACGCCTGCTCGGAAAAGCCCGTGGTGGATCCCGCCGGTGAAATAGCCGCTTTCTGCGATTCAACCAATCGATGGTTGCCCCTGCTCTGCACCATGAATGTGACCGTGGCCACCGAGATGATGCGGCAGGACTTCGGGTACACCCACGCCCAGTTCGAAAAAAAGGCCGCCCAGGTCCCGCCCGGTGCGCATGGTCTGCTGCTGCTGCCCTACCTCGAAGGCGAACGCACGCCCAACGTGCCCGACGGCACGGGCGTGATGATCGGCATCAACCCGCGAACGTTCAGCGCCAGCCACTATTGTCGGGCTGCCATGGAAGGCGTGACACTGGGCATGAACTACGGACTGCAACGGCTGGTGCGGCTCGGAGTGCGGGCCGACCAGATCCGGGCCACCGGGGGCGGATCCAAATCGCGCCTCTGGCGACAGATCATGGCGGATGTGTTCAACGCCGAAGTGGTGACTTTGAAGGTCTCCGAGGGGGCTGCCTATGGCGCGGCCCTGCAGGCCCTGTGGTGCTGGCGGTTGCAAAAAGGTGAGAAGGTGGCCATCCACGAAATCACCGATGCCTTCGTGAAAATAAACCCCGCAGAAACCACGCGGCCCCGGCCGGAAGCCGTGGCGGTGTATCGGGAACTGCAGGCCCTGCAGGATGAACTGTCGCGCCGACTGCGACCCCTTTTCCCGCAACACCGCCAGTTCGTGCTGCGTCACGGCTGA
- a CDS encoding rhodanese-like domain-containing protein — protein sequence MNDASVGSWLGVILAIVVAVIWLRRSAVAAGLTPEQVRAHLKAGAQVVDVRTPEEYRQGHVSGATNVPLDQIRARAPQVFPDKQRPLLLYCRSGRRSSLAEQELKQIGYTNVWSLGGLDRARSLVESARTDTSDTERPSRPAAGESTSRPR from the coding sequence ATGAATGATGCTTCGGTGGGGTCATGGTTGGGGGTGATCCTGGCCATCGTGGTGGCTGTGATCTGGTTGCGGCGATCCGCTGTGGCAGCGGGGCTGACCCCGGAGCAGGTCCGGGCGCATCTGAAGGCCGGTGCGCAGGTGGTGGACGTGCGCACCCCGGAGGAATATCGTCAGGGGCATGTCTCCGGAGCGACCAATGTGCCGTTGGACCAGATTCGGGCCCGCGCACCGCAGGTGTTTCCCGACAAGCAGCGGCCCTTGTTGCTGTATTGTCGCAGCGGTCGGCGAAGCAGCCTGGCGGAACAGGAACTGAAACAGATCGGTTACACGAATGTCTGGAGCCTGGGCGGCCTGGATCGTGCCCGCAGTTTGGTCGAATCGGCCAGAACTGACACCTCCGACACCGAACGGCCCTCGCGGCCGGCTGCCGGCGAATCCACGTCTCGGCCCCGCTGA